TATTTGCTAGCTTTGAGATATAAATAGCAAGCAAGTCAGTCTCAAAAATGCCGCCATAAATCGAAATTTCTATACCATTTTTTAAAAGCGAGCTATCAAATACTCTTAAAATTTGCATAAATTCCTCATCGAAATTTGCGATGTCAAGGTCTATTGATTTTTTAAATTTGGTATTTGTCTTTTTTGGCTCGTCTAAGGTTTTTGGCTCTAAATATTGTGATAATAAAAAGTATTTTAAGGTATTTGCCTTGCTCAAATTTATGCCCTATTTCGTTATTATTTAGTGATTATAGTCCATTTTATATATGATTAAACTAAACTTGTAATCATTGTATAAGTAATTTTTGGCTAATATCGCGGCTATGATAAAGGCAAAAAAGCACTTTGGACAGAATTTTTTACAAGACAAAGCGACACTAGACAAGATCATCCAAGCGATACCCAAGGACGTAGCAAACGTCGTTGAAATTGGGCCTGGCTTAGGTGATTTGACATTTAGACTTTTGCAAATTTATAAGACAACCTGTTTTGAGATAGATTGTGAGCTGTTTCAAATTTTAAAGGTCAAATTTGCAAATGAGATCCAAAATGGACAATTAAAACTTTTTTGTAAAGATGCATTAGAGCAGTGGCAGCAAGAGGGTGGACTAAGTAGCGAGAACTACTTTTTGGTCGCAAATTTACCCTATTACGTTGCTACGAAGATGATACTAAATGCGATAGATGACGAAAAATGCCTTGGGCTTATCGTGATGATACAAAAAGAGGTTGCTATTAAATTTAGTGCAAAGAGCAAGGATAAAGAATTTAGCGCCTTATCAATCCTAGCTTCACTCCAAGGCAGGTGTGAGCTTTTGTTTGATGTGGATGCAAAGCTTTTTAATCCACCCCCAAAGGTCACATCTTCAGTCATCAAACTACAAAAAACAAAAAAGATTTTTGGCAAAGACGGGATTTTCAAAGATGCAAAACAATACGAGGCTTTTAAAGTATTTTTAAGAGCTGCGTTTGCTTCGCCAAGAAAGACGCTTTTGAAAAATTTATCTACAAATTTTGACAAAAATGCGTTAGAAGAAATTTTTGAAAGCCTAGCTTTAAACCAAAATTTGCGTCCACACGAGCTAGATGTCGATTCTTATCTAAAAGTATTTGAAAGATTAAAGGAAGATAATGAACGACAAAAACGAAGAGAAAGTTGTAACTAATCAAAGCAAAAACAACAAAAGACGAAGATTTAGACCAAAAAACAAACCAAAACAAGAAAGCGAAATTACCGAGCAAGCTTCACTAGCAAGCAAAAGCGTGATAGATAACTTCTTTGCAGCAGAGCAAGCTGAAACTGAAACGCACGCCGAGCCAAAGAGCCAAAATTCTCGCCCAAAAAAACCAAGAAACAATAAAAATCAAAACAAAAATGGCGAAAATAATAAGCCAAAAGAGCAAAAACAAGAATCACAAGAAACAAAAACCAAAACACAAGAACAAAAAGATAAACCAAAAAAGGCTAAAAAGCCAAAGAAAAATTTACCTGCAAAACTAAATGGTAATGAGCAGTGGCAGCAAGATATTGCAAGTGCAATGGTGGCAAACAAGGCCGTTCACGAGCTTCGTCTGGAGCCGATGAAGTATCTAAACTCAAGCGAACATAAAATTCGCATAACTCCACTTGGCGGTCTTGGCGAGATCGGCGGAAACATGACTATCTTTGAAACCGAAACCAGTGCTATCATTGTTGATATCGGTATGAGCTTTCCAAGCGAGAGTATGCACGGCGTGGATATCCTCATCCCAGACTTTGACTATGTTAGAAAAATAAAAGATAAAATAAAAGGCGTCATCATCACTCACGCGCACGAAGATCACATCGGCGCAGTGCCATATTTTTACAAAGAGTTTAAATTTCTGATTTACGCCACGCCGTTACCGCTAGGTATGATAAATAATAAATTTGAAGAGCACGGCTTAAAGCAGGAGCGCTCGCTTTTCCGCTCTGTCGAAAAGCGCAAGCCGTACTTGATAGGCGACTTTGAGGTTGAGTGGATACACATAACTCACTCTATCATCGATGCTTCAGCACTTGCTATCACGACAAAGGCGGGCACCATCATCCATACGGGTGACTTTAAGATCGACCATACGCCGATCGACGGCTATCCGACAGATCTTGGCAGACTTGCATACTACGGCGAAAGAGGCGTATTATGTCTAATGAGTGATAGCACAAATAGCTACCGCGAAGGATTTACCAAAAGCGAAAGTAGCGTGGGCAAAACCTTTGATGCGATATTCTCAAAGGCCAAAGGACGCGTGATAATGAGCACATTTAGCTCAAACATCCACCGCGTTTATCAGGCAATCGAGTGGGGGCTAAAATATAACCGCAAAGTCTGTGTCATCGGTAGATCAATGGAGAGAAATTTATATACTGCAATGGAGCTTGGCTACATCAAACTTGATAAGAAAATTTTTATCGATGCAAACGAGGTTGGCAAATTTAAAGATAACGAGGTGCTGATCGTTACCACAGGCTCTCAAGGTGAGACTATGAGCGCGCTCTACCGAATGGCTACCGACGAACACAAATACATCAAAATAAAACCAACCGATCAGATCATCATCAGCTCAAAGGCGATCCCTGGCAATGAAAGCAGTATCTCAACTGTATTAAATTTCCTAATAAAATCAGGCGCAAGCGTCGCTTATCAAGACTTTAGCGAGATCCACGTCAGCGGTCACGCAGCACAAGAAGAGCAAAAGCTGATGCTTCGCCTCATAAAACCAAAATTTTTCTTACCGGTGCATGGCGAGTACAATCATATCGCAAAGCACAAAGAGACAGCTATAAGCTGCGGCGTAGACGAGAGAAACATCTATCTAATGAGTGATGGCGATCAAATGGAGATCTGTCAAAAATACTTAAAACGTGTAAAAACGGTAAAAACTGGTAAAGTCTTCATAGACAATCAAATAAATAAACAAATTTCAGACGATGTCGTCATCGATAGACAAAACCTTGCTGAAGCAGGTGTAGTCATGATAATCGCTCAAATTTCGCGTCATGGCGCAAAGCTTATAAACAAGCCTCGCGTTATTAGCTACGGCCTTGTGGGTAACAAACAAGATGCGGAGTTTAGCAAAGAGATGCAAGAAATTTTGACGCAGTTTTTAAGCAATGTCAAAGAGGAGCTTTTAAAAGATGGTAGATTGCTTGAGTCACAAGTGCGCCAAGTGATTAGAAAGCACATCTTTAGAAAGGTCAAAAAGTACCCAACTATCGTGCCGATCATCTATCTAATGTAGGGGAAATTTATGCAAACAATCAACCAAATCGCAGCCGAAGTTTTAAAGATAGAAGCAAACGAGCTTTTAAGACATGCTAAAAGCGTAGAGATAGAAGATGCTGTAAATTTGATATTTAATACAAAAGGCAAGGTCATAGTAACAGGCGTAGGCAAGAGCGGTCATGTAGGCGCAAAGATCGCTGCCACGCTTGCTAGTACTGGTACGCCAAGCTTTTTTTTGCATCCAACAGAGGCTATGCATGGTGACCTTGGTATGATAGAAAAGGATGATGTTTTGTTAGCCATTAGCTTTAGTGGCGAAAGCGATGAGCTTATCAAAATTTTACCTCATGTAAAGCGCTTTGGTGTAAAGATCGTCGCAATGGCAAGGAGTAAAACAAGTTCACTTGGTAAATTTAGCGATGCATTTATCGGTATAGACGTAGAAAAAGAGGCCTGCCCACTAAACGCTGCTCCAACGGCATCAACTACGCTAACGTTAGCTCTTGGTGATGCCTTAGCTGTTTGTTTGATGCAAAAGCGAGGCTTTAAAAAAGAGGACTTTGCAAATTTTCATCCAGGTGGCAGCCTTGGAAAGAGGCTATTTTTAAAGGTAAAAGATGTGATGAGAAGCGAAAATTTACCGATAGTTCGCTGGAATGCGAGCTTAGAAAAAGCAATCGATACTATGACGCACGGTAAACTTGGCACGGTCCTAATCGTCGATAAAGATGGTGTCTTAGATGCTATTTTAAGCGATGGCGATCTTAGGCGTGCACTTATGCGAGAGGACTTTGACCTAGACGAGCCAGCAATGAAATTTGCAACATTGCATCCAAAAGAGATAAACGACAAGGAAATGTTAGCTGTGGATGCATTAGCCTTGATAGAAAAATATAAAATTCAGCTTCTTGTCGTTGTTGAAGATGGCGTACCTGTTGGAGTTTTACACATCCACGACCTTGCAAGTTTAGGACTATAAAAATGGAAAAAACAAGACTAAATAAATTTATCTCACACAACACAAACTACTCACGCCGTGAGGCAGATGAGCTGATAAAAGCTGGTAAGGTTAGCGTAGCAGGGCGTGTGGTTAGCGACCTTGCTACAAGCGTGGATGAAGATGACAAAGTGCGTATAAATGGCCGTTTGATAAAGCTAAAAAAAGAATTTACCGTTATCGTTTATCACAAACAAAAGGGCGAGCTAGTTAGCAAAAAAGATGACCGCGGACGAAAGACGATCTACGACACGTTAGATAAGAAATTTGCAAAATTTGTTAGCGTAGGACGCTTAGACTATGCAAGTGAAGGGCTACTTTTACTAACTGACGCTCCAGCAATCGCCACAGCTTTGATGAATAGCGACTTAGAGCGCGAATACTATCTAAAGGTAAAAGGCGAGGTGACAAAAGAGGTGATTGAGGCTATGACAAATGGCTTTTTTGCCAAGGATGCTACCAAAGGCGCTCACGCAAAAACCACTATAAAATCAATGGAATTTAAGCCATTTCTAGCCTACAAAGTCTTTGGCTCAAGTGGTGGCTACACAAAACTAAAGGTCATCATCAACGAGGGGCAAAACAGAGAAC
This sequence is a window from Campylobacter concisus. Protein-coding genes within it:
- a CDS encoding KpsF/GutQ family sugar-phosphate isomerase produces the protein MQTINQIAAEVLKIEANELLRHAKSVEIEDAVNLIFNTKGKVIVTGVGKSGHVGAKIAATLASTGTPSFFLHPTEAMHGDLGMIEKDDVLLAISFSGESDELIKILPHVKRFGVKIVAMARSKTSSLGKFSDAFIGIDVEKEACPLNAAPTASTTLTLALGDALAVCLMQKRGFKKEDFANFHPGGSLGKRLFLKVKDVMRSENLPIVRWNASLEKAIDTMTHGKLGTVLIVDKDGVLDAILSDGDLRRALMREDFDLDEPAMKFATLHPKEINDKEMLAVDALALIEKYKIQLLVVVEDGVPVGVLHIHDLASLGL
- a CDS encoding pseudouridine synthase, which translates into the protein MEKTRLNKFISHNTNYSRREADELIKAGKVSVAGRVVSDLATSVDEDDKVRINGRLIKLKKEFTVIVYHKQKGELVSKKDDRGRKTIYDTLDKKFAKFVSVGRLDYASEGLLLLTDAPAIATALMNSDLEREYYLKVKGEVTKEVIEAMTNGFFAKDATKGAHAKTTIKSMEFKPFLAYKVFGSSGGYTKLKVIINEGQNRELRRFFGYFDLEVMDLKRVSFGRVSLDMLKPGKWRYFENSEYEDLRDFLKVNNVRY
- the rsmA gene encoding 16S rRNA (adenine(1518)-N(6)/adenine(1519)-N(6))-dimethyltransferase RsmA, yielding MIKAKKHFGQNFLQDKATLDKIIQAIPKDVANVVEIGPGLGDLTFRLLQIYKTTCFEIDCELFQILKVKFANEIQNGQLKLFCKDALEQWQQEGGLSSENYFLVANLPYYVATKMILNAIDDEKCLGLIVMIQKEVAIKFSAKSKDKEFSALSILASLQGRCELLFDVDAKLFNPPPKVTSSVIKLQKTKKIFGKDGIFKDAKQYEAFKVFLRAAFASPRKTLLKNLSTNFDKNALEEIFESLALNQNLRPHELDVDSYLKVFERLKEDNERQKRRESCN
- a CDS encoding ribonuclease J, with the protein product MNDKNEEKVVTNQSKNNKRRRFRPKNKPKQESEITEQASLASKSVIDNFFAAEQAETETHAEPKSQNSRPKKPRNNKNQNKNGENNKPKEQKQESQETKTKTQEQKDKPKKAKKPKKNLPAKLNGNEQWQQDIASAMVANKAVHELRLEPMKYLNSSEHKIRITPLGGLGEIGGNMTIFETETSAIIVDIGMSFPSESMHGVDILIPDFDYVRKIKDKIKGVIITHAHEDHIGAVPYFYKEFKFLIYATPLPLGMINNKFEEHGLKQERSLFRSVEKRKPYLIGDFEVEWIHITHSIIDASALAITTKAGTIIHTGDFKIDHTPIDGYPTDLGRLAYYGERGVLCLMSDSTNSYREGFTKSESSVGKTFDAIFSKAKGRVIMSTFSSNIHRVYQAIEWGLKYNRKVCVIGRSMERNLYTAMELGYIKLDKKIFIDANEVGKFKDNEVLIVTTGSQGETMSALYRMATDEHKYIKIKPTDQIIISSKAIPGNESSISTVLNFLIKSGASVAYQDFSEIHVSGHAAQEEQKLMLRLIKPKFFLPVHGEYNHIAKHKETAISCGVDERNIYLMSDGDQMEICQKYLKRVKTVKTGKVFIDNQINKQISDDVVIDRQNLAEAGVVMIIAQISRHGAKLINKPRVISYGLVGNKQDAEFSKEMQEILTQFLSNVKEELLKDGRLLESQVRQVIRKHIFRKVKKYPTIVPIIYLM